GGAGCGTTCGGGATTCGACTCACTCTCGGCGTCGGGACGGATCGAAGCGTATCAACTATCGATGCTCGCGCCGAGTTCGCGCACCGCGTCCCGGACGTTCACGACTCGGGTCGAAAGCTCCTCGTTGTCGCCGGCGAGCGCCCGCACCTCGTCGGCGACGACGTCGACGCCGTCGACCGTCGCGTTGAGCATGCTCACCACCTCTTCCGCGCTGCCGGCCTGCTCGTCGGTCGCTCGGGCTATCTCGTCGACGCTCGTGGAAGTCACCTGGACGGTCTCTCTGATTTCGCTCTGGTTGTCGCTCAGCGACTCGACGCGGTCGACCGCCCGTTCGACGCGGTCCGTCGTCTCCGCGACGCTCTCCGTCGTCTCGGTGGTGTTCTCCGTGACGCGGGCGACGACCGTCTCCACGTCTTTGACCTCCGTCTTCGACCGGTCGGCGAGGCGTTTTATCTCGTCGGCGACGACGGCGAAGCCGTTCCCCTCGACGTCGGCGCGGGCGGCCTCGATGGAGGCGTTCAGCGCGAGCAGGTTGATCTGACCGACGATGGAGTCGATGACGTCGACGATGGAGTCGATGTCGTCCACCCACGACCGGAGTTCCTCGTGGTCCTCGCTCATCGCGCGACTCGCCGCGGCCACCTCGCGCATCAGGTCCAACACCTCTTCGGCGGCGTCCTCGGACGCCTCGGCGCGGTCGCCGGCGGTCTGGACCCGGCGGCTGACCTCCTCGGCGCTGGAGGCTATCTCCTCGACCGTCGCGCTGAGCGACTCGACCTCGGCCTGAACCGCCCCTAGGTGGTCGGCCTGCTCGTCGGCCGCGGCGTCTATCTCCCTGCTTCGGTCGGCCACGCGGCGAGAGGTCGAGAGCAGTTCCTCGACGCTGCCTTCGACCTCCTCTTCGATCCGCCGCCCGACCCGTTCGACCTCCTCGCGCTGTTCGACCAGCGCCGTCACGCGGCTGACGAACTCGAAGGCGCCGACGACGGCGCCGTCGGTCGCGGTCAGCGGTTGGCCCGCGGCCCGGACGTGCCACGGCGCGCCGTCGGCGTCGGTGCCGGAGCGGACCTCGTCCTCGCGGATGACTTGGCCGGTCCGAACGACCGTCTCGGCCAGAATCTCCTCGACGCCGTCGGTGCCGATGACCTCGCCGGAAGGTTCGCCGACGACGTCCGCCGCCGACCGGCCGATGAGTTCGGCCATCGGGTCGTTCCAGTGGGTGAGGTCGCCGCGACCGTCGACGACCATGGCGGGTTCGGGAAAGCGGTCGACGAGTTGGTCGAACTGGTGTCGCCAGAAGTCACGCTCGTGGCGGAGTCGCTCGACTTCCGTCGCGCCGGCCGGCGGCGCGTACAGCGCGTCGGACCCGGTCGGGCGCTCGTCCCGCGGTGCCGTCTTGCTCATACGCTCCGAGCGAACGAATCCCTAATGAATGTACGGTTTCGATTATCACTCCTGAATATGTCGGTCGGATGGAGTACCGGGGACGAGCCGTCAGCCGCGAGCCCGAATCACGAATTCGGATTGTTCCGCAGAAATACGCGTTTTCTAAGCTCTTTCGTCGGTTTTCTGTGATTTGATGCCGAGATACCTTTCACGCCAACAAAGTGTAGTATATCGAACGTGTGTGGCGAGTCTCGTTCCGGTGTGTGATATCGACAGAGAAGCTCCTCGGACGCCGTTCGATTTCGTAACACCTCTAAAACTGTAACGCAGAGGGGCAGAAAGAGTTGAATACAGATGTGTATACAACTCGCATCAACCTATATCTTCACTATTTGTAGTTAACGTTCGGCGTCGGTCGTCGGACGCCGCGGCGGTTGGAAGAAGGTGAAATCGGTCGAAGTCACTCCGCGAGCGATCGAGACCGGAGGAAGATGCGACGGGGAGATAGCCGTCTGTCGTATACGAAGTTGTAAACGTTGAATCCTCGGGAGCGAAATCCGGTTCCTCGGGTTGGAGAACGCGAGCGGTCTGCGCGGAACACGAATTATTAATAATTCGGACCTCGTGGAGTATACCGAATGGAGTACAGCGGCCCCACACAGTTGTACGTAGACGGACAGTGGACTGACGCGGCGTCCGGCGAGACGATTCGAACGGTCGACCCGGCGACCGAGACGGAGTACGCCACCGTGGCGACGGCGGACGCCGAGGACGTCAACCGCGCCGTCGACGCCGCCTCACGCGCGGCGGCGCGGGGGAGCGAGTGGCGCGAGATGGACCCCGGCGACCGGGGGGCGGCCCTGCGGCGGATGGCCGACGCCATCGAGGAGCGCAAAGACGAGATATCGCTCGTCGAGTCCCACGACAACGGCAAGACGCCGTTCGAGGCGGGCATCGAGGTGCAGATGGTCATCGATACGTTCCGGTACTTCGCCGGATGGACCGACAAACTGACCGGCGAGCACAACCCCGTGCCCGGCGAGCGCCTGAACTACACCACGCGGGAACCGCTGGGCGTGACGGGACACATCGTCCCGTGGAACTACCCGTTCCAACTCGCCGGTCGCTCCCTCGCGCCGGCCCTCGCGTGCGGCAACACCGCCGTGATGAAGCCGTCGAGCGAGACGCCGCTGTCGGCGCTGTACTACGCGGTGGCCGCCGAAGAGGCCGGCCTCCCCGACGGCGTCGTGAACGTCCTCCCCGGGTCGGGGTCGGGCGCGGGCGCGACGCTCGCCCAGCACCCCGACGTAGCGCACATCGCCTTTACCGGAAGCACCGAGATAGGCAAGGGCGTCATGGCCGACGCGGCGCAGAACGTGACGGGCGTGACGCTCGAACTCGGCGGGAAGGGCCCGCAACTCGTCTTCCCCGACGCGGACCTCGACGCCGCCGCCAAGGGCGTCCACTACGGCATCTTCATGAACGCCGGGCAGATGTGCTGGGCCGGGTCGCGACTGCTCGTCCACGAGGATATCGCCGACGGGGTGGTCGAACGCGTCGTGCAGGGCGCGGAGTCGACGCCGCTCGGGTCCGGTATCGACGACGACGGCCGCATGGGTCCGATGGTCAGCGCGGACCAGCGAGAGACGGTGCTCGACTACATCGAGACGGGGAAGGAGGAGGGCGCCACGGTCGCCTGCGGCGGCGGCGTCCCCGAGGACAAGGAAACGGGCTACTTCGTCGAACCGACCGTCCTCACCGACGTGACGAACGATATGGCCGTCGCCCGCGAGGAGATATTCGGCCCCGTCCTCGTCGTCATCGAGTTCTCCGACGAGGAGGAAGCCCTGGAGATAGCCAACGACTCCCCGTACGGCCTGCTGTCGGGTATCTGGACGAACGACCTCTCGCGCGCCCACCGCGTCGCGGACCTACTCGACTACGGGATGGTCAGCGTCAACGAGTACCCCGTGACGTTCCCGCAGACGCCGTTCGGCGGAACGAAGGAGAGCGGCCACGGCCGCGAGCAGGGCCTCGAAGCCGTCGGCGAGTACACGCAGACGAAGAACGTCAACGTCAAACTCGAATAGCGGGCGGCCTCGGTCCAGACCGGCCGCGCTCCGACCAACGTTTTGTACCGTCTCCCCGTACCCGACGCCATGCGAATCGAAGACACGGACGGCGTGCGCCGTCTCACGTTCGACCAGCCGGAGGTAAAGAACGCGCTCACCGCGGATGCCGCCCGCGAACTCGCCGCGGCCGTCGAGGAACTGGAACCGGAGACGCACGACGCGGCGGTTCTGACGGGGGCCGGCGACGCGTTCTGCGCCGGCGGCGACATCGAAGCGATGGCCGAGCGCGACGAGACGGCCCACGAGGCCTACGAGCGCGTCCGGGAGACGCTGGGGCGCGTGGCCGAAGCCCTCCTCACCGCGCCGGTGCCCGTCGTCGCGCGCGTGAACGGCGACGCCACCGGCGCGGGACTGTCGCTCGTCGCCGCCTGCGACTTCGCCTACGCGGCCGAAGACGCCCGGTTCGCCGCCTCCTTCGTCAACGTCGGCCTCGTGCCGGATTTGGGAGGAACGGTGACGCTCTCCCGACTCGTCGGCCTCCGCGCGGCGAAGGAACTCGCTTTTACGGGAAAACTGATATCGGCCGACGAAGCCGCGGAACTCGGTCTGCTCAACGGCGTCGTCCCCGCCGACGAACTCGACGCCGCCGTCGGCGAGACGGTCGAAACGCTCGCGAAGCGCCCGACCGAGAGCATCGGGTTGGCGAAGGAGGTCATCCACGCGAACCTCGGCCGGCCGTGGCGCGACGGCCTCGAACGCGAGGCGCAGGCGCAGACGCTCGCCTACGACACCGACGCGCACGAGGAGGGGGTGAACGCCTTCTTGGAGAACCGACGGCCCGAGTTCGAGTGAAGCAGGGAGTCGGGTCGACGGCCTACCGCCCGCGCCACTCGGGGTCGCGGTCCTCGAAGAACGCGTCGATGCCCTCGTCTTTGTCCTCGGAGGCGAACAGTTGGACGAACAGGTTCGCCTCGTAGTCGAGGCCCTCGTCCATGCCGAGGCGACTGCTCGCCTTGACAGCCTCCTTCCCGAGTTCGAGCGCGAGCGGCGATTTGTCGGCGATGGAAGCGGCGAGTTCGTTCACGCGCCCGTCGAACTCCTCGTCCGAACAGACGACGTCGACGAGGCCGATGTCGGCCGCCTCGTGGGCGTCGACGAGTTCGCCGGTCAGAATCAGGCGCATCGCCTGCCCCTCGCCGACGAGGCGCGGCAGTCGTTGGGTGCCGCCGCCACCGGGGATGAGCCCCAGGTTTATCTCGGGCTGACCGAGTTTCGCACGCTCGTGGGCGATTCGGATGTCACAGGCGAGGGCGAGTTCGCACCCGCCGCCGAGGGCGTGCCCGTTGAGGCGGGCGACGACCGGTTGGGGGAGGTCCGCGACGGCCTCGTACACGCGGGGGCGACGGCTCGCTTCGCGCTGTTCGAACGTGTCGCGCTCTCGGAGTTCGGAGACGTCCGCGCCGGCGACGAACGCCTTCGCCTCGTCGGACCCGGTGAGGACGACGACGCGGGCGTCGCTATCGGCGATGCGCTCGACCACTCGCTTCAGTTCTGTGCGGACCTGCGCGTTCAGCGCGTTCCGCGCGTCGGGTCTGTCGATGGTGACGGTGACGACGTGACCGTCGACTGAGGCGCGGACGAACTCGCAGTCGTCGGCGTGCGGCGCCGTCATGGCTCGCCTCCCTCGCCGTCGGCGGGCCGGACCGCCTCGCCGTCCTCCCACACGTAGAACCCCTCGCCGCTCTTCTTCCCGAGGTTGCCCGCGCGCACCTTCCGCTTGAGCACCTGCGGCGGGCGGAACCGCTCTCCGAGTTCCTCGCGGAGATACTCCAGGATGTCGAGGCGGACGTCGAGTCCGACCACGTCCGTCAGTTCGAGCGGCCCCATCGGATGCCGGTAGCCGAGTTCCATCGCCGCGTCGATGTCTTCGACCGACGCCACGCCCGTCTCGACCATCCGCATCGCCTCGCATCCGAGCGCGACGCCCAGTCGGGAGGAGGCGAACCCGGGCGAATCTGTCACCTCGACGGCCGTCTTGTCGATGTCGGCGACGAACTCGCGGGCGAACTCGCTCGTCGTCTCGTCGGTCTGTTCGGCGACGACTATCTCCACGAGCCCCATGATGTGGACCGGGTTGAAGAAGTGCAGTCCGACCGCCCGCGAGGGGTCCGAGAGAACGCTCGCCACCTCCGTGACCGACAGCGACGACGTGTTCGAGGCGATGACCGTCTCCTCCGAGACGTGCGCCTCTACGTCCTCGAACGTCTCCTGTTTGATGTCCATATCCTCGGGGACGGCCTCTATCACGAGGGCCGCGCCCGACACCGCCTCGCCGAGGTCGGTGTAGCCCTCGATGCGGTCGAACGCCGCGTCGGCCTCCTCGGCCGTCAGTTTCTCCCGTTCGACGCCGCCGTCGAGGTTCGAGCGGATCGCGTCGAGTCCGTCGTCGACGAACTCCCGTTCGACGTCCCGAAGGCGCACGTCGTGTCCCGCCGTCGCCGTCACCTGCGCGATGCCGTGACCCATGGTCCCGGCACCGAGTACGCACACGTTCATCGTCTCTCGATACGGTCGGACAGCGGTAAAAAACCCTACTCCTCGGCTGCTCCCGAAGGAATCGCCCCGGTTACTCGACCGGCGCGAACTTCGCGCCGTACCGCGGGACGCCCTCCTGCACGTAGATGCGCCGGACCGTCCGCCGGACCGCGTCGCCCACGGCGACCGACTCCGGGTCGCAGTCGGTCAACTGCGCCGGCATGAGCGCCGACCCGTCCCCGTCGGCGGCGTCGACGCGGACGAGGACGGCGCCGTACGCCCCCTCGCGCTCTTGGAGTTCGACGAACTCCGGCGGCGCGCCGCCCTGCCCGATGACGGTCCGCGCCGCGACGGTCCCTTCGGAAGAGAGCGGCGCCCGCTCGAAGTCGACCCGCTCGAAGCAGTCGTCGCACGCCCCCTCGCCGGGGAACGACAGCGCGCCGCACGCCGGGCACCGACCCGCCGTCAGCGCGTATCTACTGTCGAGCGTCCGCCGCCACGTCGGCAGCGAGACGTTCGCGCCGCCGCCCGCCACGTCGCCGTCGACGACGCGGCCCCGCTTTCTGAGCGAGGCGACGTAGCTCACCGCCTCGCCGCCGTCGACCGCCGCAGCCTCGTCGCCGTCGAGTCGCCCGGAGAAGGCGAACGCGACGGCGCTCCCGCCGCTTCCGAAGAACGCTGCGAGGACGGGCCCGTCGGTGTCGGACTCCAAGGCGGCGACCAGGCCTATCGGGACCGTCGCCGCCCCGGCGTCGCCGATGCGGTCGACCACGATGCCCTCGGCGACGGCCTCGTTCGAGACGACGCCCTCGCCGGCGATGCGGTACGGCATCGACCCGTTCGGCTGGTGGAGCGACGCGGCCCCGATGTCGTCGGCGGCGAGGTCGAGCCCCGAGATGGCGCTCCGCGTCGTCTCCCGCACGGCCGCCCGCTCGTAGCCCGTGACGTCGAGCGACGTCACCTCGTCGCTGTCGGCCTCGCGGAAGCGGACGCCCGGCGACTCGTCCGTCGCCGCGGCGACGCCGTCGAACGAGACCGGAGCGTCGTCGGCGACGAGGAACGCCGCGGCGCCCGCGCCGAGAGCGTGGTCGTCGCCCGCGAGGTCGCCGCTGGGCGCGTCCGCGGCGACGGCCAGGACGGTTCCCTCGGCGTTCAGCGCCGTCTCCAGGGCGTCCGCGCCGGCGGCGGCGCTCTGGCCGTGGTGCCACGCGCGCGTCTCTCGGGGAAGTCCGAGCGCGCGGACGAGTCGGGGGACGAGTTCCTCCTCGGCCAGCGGCGGCGTGGTCGTGGCGAGGGCGACGGCGTCGACGGACGCGGGGTCCGCGCCGGCGTCGTCGAGAGCGCGCCGCGCGGCGGCGACGGCCATCGTCACCGCGTCCTCGTCGCCCGCCGGGACGGCCGTCGACTCGATTCCCCGGCCGTCGAACGTCCCCCACGCCTCGGCCACCTCGTCGGCGCTCACGCGGCCGCGCGGGACGTAGACGCCCGCCGCCGCGATGCCGCGGTCGCTCACGACTCCACCTCCGAACTCCGCTCGAACACGTGGACGGTGACGCCGCCGCCCGACCCGCCGACGTTGTGGGTCAGCCCCCGAACGGGGTCGTTCGTCTGCACCGACGCCTTCCCGCGGAGTTGCTTGAACGCCTCGACGACCTGGCCCGTTCCGGTCGCGCCGATGGGGTGGCCTTTCGACTTCAGGCCGCCCGAGGTGTTCACGGGCAACTCGCCGTCCGGGTCCGTCCGTCCCTCGCGGAGCAGTTGCCCGGCCTCGCCGGGTTCGCAGAAACCGAGGTCCTCGTACGCGAGCAGTTCCGCGATGGCGAAGCAGTCGTGCACCTCCGCGAAGTCGAGGTCGTCGGGGCCGACGCCCGCCATCTCGTAGGCTCGCTCCGCGGCCGTCCGCGTGGCCGGGATGGAGGTGAGCGAGGGTCGCTGGAACAGGCCGACGCGCCCGCTGGCGGCGCCGACGCCCGCGACGCGAATCGGGTCGTCCGTCAGGTCGAACGCGGCCTCCTCGCTGGCGACGAGCACCGCGCTCGCGCCGTCGGTCGTCGGACAGCAGTGATAGAGGTTGAGGGGGTCGGCCACCTCCGGCGCGTTCACCGCGTC
The genomic region above belongs to Halogeometricum sp. S3BR5-2 and contains:
- a CDS encoding aldehyde dehydrogenase family protein; its protein translation is MEYSGPTQLYVDGQWTDAASGETIRTVDPATETEYATVATADAEDVNRAVDAASRAAARGSEWREMDPGDRGAALRRMADAIEERKDEISLVESHDNGKTPFEAGIEVQMVIDTFRYFAGWTDKLTGEHNPVPGERLNYTTREPLGVTGHIVPWNYPFQLAGRSLAPALACGNTAVMKPSSETPLSALYYAVAAEEAGLPDGVVNVLPGSGSGAGATLAQHPDVAHIAFTGSTEIGKGVMADAAQNVTGVTLELGGKGPQLVFPDADLDAAAKGVHYGIFMNAGQMCWAGSRLLVHEDIADGVVERVVQGAESTPLGSGIDDDGRMGPMVSADQRETVLDYIETGKEEGATVACGGGVPEDKETGYFVEPTVLTDVTNDMAVAREEIFGPVLVVIEFSDEEEALEIANDSPYGLLSGIWTNDLSRAHRVADLLDYGMVSVNEYPVTFPQTPFGGTKESGHGREQGLEAVGEYTQTKNVNVKLE
- a CDS encoding thiolase domain-containing protein; amino-acid sequence: MSEAYIVGAGQSPFGSFPEETYRSLFDTAFDRTLSSVDGGVDAEDIEEAFLGTLGVGGRQIGLSGPAVTEHVGLHGIPTTRVENACASSGYALRNAVATVRAGMADLVLAGGYEVMTDTSSDNTKWWLGVSGETEWERLSGTTFAGVYAQMASAHMDEHGTTVEDLSRVAVKNHANGAKNPDAHLGFECSLEDAVNAPEVADPLNLYHCCPTTDGASAVLVASEEAAFDLTDDPIRVAGVGAASGRVGLFQRPSLTSIPATRTAAERAYEMAGVGPDDLDFAEVHDCFAIAELLAYEDLGFCEPGEAGQLLREGRTDPDGELPVNTSGGLKSKGHPIGATGTGQVVEAFKQLRGKASVQTNDPVRGLTHNVGGSGGGVTVHVFERSSEVES
- a CDS encoding 3-hydroxyacyl-CoA dehydrogenase family protein, with product MNVCVLGAGTMGHGIAQVTATAGHDVRLRDVEREFVDDGLDAIRSNLDGGVEREKLTAEEADAAFDRIEGYTDLGEAVSGAALVIEAVPEDMDIKQETFEDVEAHVSEETVIASNTSSLSVTEVASVLSDPSRAVGLHFFNPVHIMGLVEIVVAEQTDETTSEFAREFVADIDKTAVEVTDSPGFASSRLGVALGCEAMRMVETGVASVEDIDAAMELGYRHPMGPLELTDVVGLDVRLDILEYLREELGERFRPPQVLKRKVRAGNLGKKSGEGFYVWEDGEAVRPADGEGGEP
- a CDS encoding enoyl-CoA hydratase/isomerase family protein encodes the protein MTAPHADDCEFVRASVDGHVVTVTIDRPDARNALNAQVRTELKRVVERIADSDARVVVLTGSDEAKAFVAGADVSELRERDTFEQREASRRPRVYEAVADLPQPVVARLNGHALGGGCELALACDIRIAHERAKLGQPEINLGLIPGGGGTQRLPRLVGEGQAMRLILTGELVDAHEAADIGLVDVVCSDEEFDGRVNELAASIADKSPLALELGKEAVKASSRLGMDEGLDYEANLFVQLFASEDKDEGIDAFFEDRDPEWRGR
- a CDS encoding methyl-accepting chemotaxis protein gives rise to the protein MSKTAPRDERPTGSDALYAPPAGATEVERLRHERDFWRHQFDQLVDRFPEPAMVVDGRGDLTHWNDPMAELIGRSAADVVGEPSGEVIGTDGVEEILAETVVRTGQVIREDEVRSGTDADGAPWHVRAAGQPLTATDGAVVGAFEFVSRVTALVEQREEVERVGRRIEEEVEGSVEELLSTSRRVADRSREIDAAADEQADHLGAVQAEVESLSATVEEIASSAEEVSRRVQTAGDRAEASEDAAEEVLDLMREVAAASRAMSEDHEELRSWVDDIDSIVDVIDSIVGQINLLALNASIEAARADVEGNGFAVVADEIKRLADRSKTEVKDVETVVARVTENTTETTESVAETTDRVERAVDRVESLSDNQSEIRETVQVTSTSVDEIARATDEQAGSAEEVVSMLNATVDGVDVVADEVRALAGDNEELSTRVVNVRDAVRELGASIDS
- a CDS encoding enoyl-CoA hydratase/isomerase family protein — translated: MRIEDTDGVRRLTFDQPEVKNALTADAARELAAAVEELEPETHDAAVLTGAGDAFCAGGDIEAMAERDETAHEAYERVRETLGRVAEALLTAPVPVVARVNGDATGAGLSLVAACDFAYAAEDARFAASFVNVGLVPDLGGTVTLSRLVGLRAAKELAFTGKLISADEAAELGLLNGVVPADELDAAVGETVETLAKRPTESIGLAKEVIHANLGRPWRDGLEREAQAQTLAYDTDAHEEGVNAFLENRRPEFE
- a CDS encoding zinc ribbon domain-containing protein is translated as MSDRGIAAAGVYVPRGRVSADEVAEAWGTFDGRGIESTAVPAGDEDAVTMAVAAARRALDDAGADPASVDAVALATTTPPLAEEELVPRLVRALGLPRETRAWHHGQSAAAGADALETALNAEGTVLAVAADAPSGDLAGDDHALGAGAAAFLVADDAPVSFDGVAAATDESPGVRFREADSDEVTSLDVTGYERAAVRETTRSAISGLDLAADDIGAASLHQPNGSMPYRIAGEGVVSNEAVAEGIVVDRIGDAGAATVPIGLVAALESDTDGPVLAAFFGSGGSAVAFAFSGRLDGDEAAAVDGGEAVSYVASLRKRGRVVDGDVAGGGANVSLPTWRRTLDSRYALTAGRCPACGALSFPGEGACDDCFERVDFERAPLSSEGTVAARTVIGQGGAPPEFVELQEREGAYGAVLVRVDAADGDGSALMPAQLTDCDPESVAVGDAVRRTVRRIYVQEGVPRYGAKFAPVE